The Miscanthus floridulus cultivar M001 chromosome 17, ASM1932011v1, whole genome shotgun sequence genome has a window encoding:
- the LOC136519053 gene encoding chaperonin CPN60-2, mitochondrial-like: MTIAANAGIDGAIVVGKLIEQEDLSLGYDAAKGEYVDMIKAGIIDHVKVIHTALQDAASVSLLMTTTEAAVSELPATKARIASRMPQMSGMDF, from the exons ATGACCATAGCTGCAAATGCTGGCATTGATGGAGCTATAGTCGTAGGGAAGCTGATTGAACAAGAGGACCTCAGTTTGGGCTATGATGCAGCGAAAG GGGAGTATGTTGACATGATCAAGGCCGGCATCATCGATCATGTGAAGGTGATCCACACTGCACTTCAAGATGCTGCAAG TGTTTCCCTGCTGATGACAACCACGGAGGCTGCTGTTTCCGAGCTCCCGGCAACGAAGGCCAGAATAGCCAGCCGTATGCCGCAGATGAGTGGAATGGATTTTTGA